From Solidesulfovibrio carbinoliphilus subsp. oakridgensis, the proteins below share one genomic window:
- a CDS encoding DHH family phosphoesterase, translating to MTYFRKLVSETTRLSQMLERDDRWLIIINADPDAMASAMALRRIMAHRVDEVGIAHVNEVKRPDNLAMMRFLRIPTVTLTPELKAAYTRFAMVDSQPHHHPDFKNCDFSIVIDHHPTHPDHPVKAAFADIRPDYGSVSTILTEYLYNLRIRPGKLLATALVYGIKTDTQSFERHFIEADVKAFSYLTKCADMVLMRKIIHSEFHRRWLKFFSKAFRKMRFVGTHGLFVYMDTIESPDILVMLADFFTRVHGLSWNTLAAVVKKQVVVIFRGDGIGRNMGHMAAKVFGDIGSAGGHRGAARAEIELAKLGGKPVEEFLYKRLTGKKLPTKDRCPI from the coding sequence ATGACCTATTTTCGAAAGCTGGTCTCGGAAACGACGCGGCTCTCCCAGATGCTCGAGCGGGACGACCGTTGGCTCATCATCATCAACGCCGACCCGGACGCCATGGCCTCGGCCATGGCCCTGCGGCGCATCATGGCCCACCGCGTGGACGAGGTGGGCATCGCCCACGTCAACGAGGTCAAGCGGCCGGACAACCTGGCCATGATGCGGTTTCTGCGCATCCCGACCGTCACCCTCACCCCGGAGCTGAAAGCGGCCTACACCCGTTTCGCCATGGTCGATTCCCAGCCCCACCACCATCCCGATTTCAAGAACTGCGACTTCAGCATCGTCATCGACCACCACCCGACCCATCCCGACCATCCGGTCAAGGCCGCCTTCGCCGACATCCGGCCCGACTACGGCTCGGTCAGCACCATCCTGACGGAATACCTCTACAACCTGCGCATCCGGCCGGGAAAGCTGCTGGCCACGGCGCTCGTCTACGGCATCAAGACCGACACCCAGAGCTTCGAACGCCATTTCATCGAAGCCGACGTCAAGGCCTTCAGCTACCTGACCAAGTGCGCCGACATGGTGCTCATGCGCAAGATCATCCACAGCGAGTTCCACCGGCGCTGGCTCAAGTTCTTTTCCAAGGCCTTTCGCAAGATGCGCTTCGTCGGCACCCATGGCCTGTTCGTCTACATGGACACCATCGAGAGCCCGGACATCCTGGTCATGCTGGCCGACTTCTTCACCCGGGTCCACGGCCTGTCCTGGAACACGCTGGCGGCGGTGGTCAAAAAGCAGGTGGTGGTGATCTTCCGGGGCGACGGCATCGGCCGCAACATGGGGCACATGGCGGCCAAGGTCTTCGGCGACATCGGTTCGGCCGGCGGCCACCGGGGCGCGGCCCGGGCCGAGATCGAGCTGGCCAAACTCGGCGGCAAGCCGGTGGAGGAGTTCCTCTACAAACGGCTGACCGGGAAAAAGCTCCCGACCAAGGACCGCTGTCCCATCTAG